A region from the Arachis ipaensis cultivar K30076 chromosome B01, Araip1.1, whole genome shotgun sequence genome encodes:
- the LOC107617938 gene encoding uncharacterized protein LOC107617938 isoform X2, with translation MLGRVWKETKNKLYHHCYDSELSLEENIENCPLGITADHWRWFLDYRNSEETKEKCKKNAENRSKQLYTHTGGLKSLARLGEEEERNEAIEQSDESSRLLSQNDLLVQALGKEHSDKVRGMGLGPTSSQVFGINYHQPSNGFEREETQRVLLELQAELAAEKLKRKAVEDEVAVEKTKRQAVEDEVAAGKVRMKAMESVCLLQGQGGKLLSDVTAWMSALEGQIRK, from the exons ATGCTAGGAAGGGTTTGGAAGGAAACGAAGAACAAGTTATACCATCACTGCTACGACTCAGAACTTTCACTTGAAGAAAATATTGAAAACTGTCCACTAGGAATTACTGCAGACCATTGGAGATGGTTTCTCGATTATCGCAATAGTGAAGAGACAAag GAGAAGTGTAAGAAAAATGCTGAGAATCGATCAAAGCAGCTTTACACCCACACTGGCGGATTGAAAAGCTTGGCAAGGCTCGGAGAAGAAGAG GAAAGAAATGAGGCTATTGAGCAAAGTGATGAATCCTCTAGACTGTTGTCTCAGAATGATTTGCTTGTTCAAGCTCTCGGAAAGGAGCACTCGGATAAGGTGCGTGGCATGGGTTTAGGGCCGACTTCTAGTCAAGTCTTCGGTATAAATTACCATCAGCCGAGCAATGGTTTTGAAAGGGAGGAGACCCAAAGGGTGCTGCTTGAACTACAAGCAGAGTTGGCAGccgaaaaattaaaaaggaaggcagtggaggatgaagtagcagTCGAGAAGACAAAAAGACAGGCagtggaggatgaagtagcagcTGGGAAGGTAAGGATGAAGGCAATGGAGAGTGTATgtctacttcaagggcaaggtggGAAGCTGCTATCAGACGTCACCGCATGGATGAGTGCGTTGGAGGGACAGATTAGAAAGTAA
- the LOC107617938 gene encoding uncharacterized protein LOC107617938 isoform X1, whose protein sequence is MCKDSRGIIKRIILKMLGRVWKETKNKLYHHCYDSELSLEENIENCPLGITADHWRWFLDYRNSEETKEKCKKNAENRSKQLYTHTGGLKSLARLGEEEERNEAIEQSDESSRLLSQNDLLVQALGKEHSDKVRGMGLGPTSSQVFGINYHQPSNGFEREETQRVLLELQAELAAEKLKRKAVEDEVAVEKTKRQAVEDEVAAGKVRMKAMESVCLLQGQGGKLLSDVTAWMSALEGQIRK, encoded by the exons ATGTGTAAAg ATAGTAGAGGAATTATCAAGCGTATAATATTAAAAATGCTAGGAAGGGTTTGGAAGGAAACGAAGAACAAGTTATACCATCACTGCTACGACTCAGAACTTTCACTTGAAGAAAATATTGAAAACTGTCCACTAGGAATTACTGCAGACCATTGGAGATGGTTTCTCGATTATCGCAATAGTGAAGAGACAAag GAGAAGTGTAAGAAAAATGCTGAGAATCGATCAAAGCAGCTTTACACCCACACTGGCGGATTGAAAAGCTTGGCAAGGCTCGGAGAAGAAGAG GAAAGAAATGAGGCTATTGAGCAAAGTGATGAATCCTCTAGACTGTTGTCTCAGAATGATTTGCTTGTTCAAGCTCTCGGAAAGGAGCACTCGGATAAGGTGCGTGGCATGGGTTTAGGGCCGACTTCTAGTCAAGTCTTCGGTATAAATTACCATCAGCCGAGCAATGGTTTTGAAAGGGAGGAGACCCAAAGGGTGCTGCTTGAACTACAAGCAGAGTTGGCAGccgaaaaattaaaaaggaaggcagtggaggatgaagtagcagTCGAGAAGACAAAAAGACAGGCagtggaggatgaagtagcagcTGGGAAGGTAAGGATGAAGGCAATGGAGAGTGTATgtctacttcaagggcaaggtggGAAGCTGCTATCAGACGTCACCGCATGGATGAGTGCGTTGGAGGGACAGATTAGAAAGTAA
- the LOC107617938 gene encoding uncharacterized protein LOC107617938 isoform X3, whose translation MCKDSRGIIKRIILKMLGRVWKETKNKLYHHCYDSELSLEENIENCPLGITADHWRWFLDYRNSEETKEKCKKNAENRSKQLYTHTGGLKSLARLGEEELERQGRRVSRGELYLLTHKRPNGSYIHDAARAIGERKK comes from the exons ATGTGTAAAg ATAGTAGAGGAATTATCAAGCGTATAATATTAAAAATGCTAGGAAGGGTTTGGAAGGAAACGAAGAACAAGTTATACCATCACTGCTACGACTCAGAACTTTCACTTGAAGAAAATATTGAAAACTGTCCACTAGGAATTACTGCAGACCATTGGAGATGGTTTCTCGATTATCGCAATAGTGAAGAGACAAag GAGAAGTGTAAGAAAAATGCTGAGAATCGATCAAAGCAGCTTTACACCCACACTGGCGGATTGAAAAGCTTGGCAAGGCTCGGAGAAGAAGAG TTGGAACGACAAGGGAGGAGAGTTAGTAGAGGAGAGTTGTATCTCTTAACGCACAAAAGACCTAATGGCTCCTATATCCATGATGCAGCTCGTGCTATTGGAGAAA GAAAGAAATGA